The nucleotide window TATTCTTCGAGGAGTTCGGTGCATAACACGGTACCAGCGTCGTCTCCATAACTAAGAGCACCGCCCCACCCACTGGCAAGCCGAGGGTCCGCTAATGTTGTTTGATGAGCTTCATGACACCTGCCACAAATGCCTCGAGATGCAGAATTGGCTTCGTCCCGAGCTTCATGTTGTGGTCGTACTTGGCGGCGAGTTCAATCAGTGGGCGCTGAAGGGTCGGCGGCACAGCCGTCAGCAAGCTATCCACCAGTGTCTTCAGGATGGTCTCACCAGAGATGCACTGGGCGAGGAGATCGTAGAACTTAAGGCGCACCTCGTGCAGCCTCTTCGGTGTCTGCTCCGCCACAATGTCGTGCGAGATTTCGTCCAGAAACAACTTCCAGTCCGCCTGTGGTATTGTGGCACCGTTGCCGCTCCAATCCACCCTCGTCATCGCGGACGCCTCCAGCATTAAGAGCCCGCGGCGCAGGTTGCCATCAGAGCGCAGCGCGAGTGCGTGCAAGAACGCCTCCGACGGAAGCGGTcggccctctccctcgcacACGCGCTGCACGGCCAGCTTCAGATTTTCCTTTGAGTGCAAGGCAACGCGAATTCCGAGGCAACGAGACCGCAGTGGCGAGATAAGGCGCGAGGTTGAgttgcagaggaggaagaggcggcagGTGCTCATGTACTTTTCCATTGTCCGGCGAAGCGCATGCTGGGCACTGCGGCTCATCTTATCCACTTCGTTAAGCACCACCACTTTGTATGGCACGCTCTTTCCGCTGTTGACCGTGGTGTGCAGCGGTACCGTCTGCGCGATCTCACGGATCATCTGCATAACAATGGAGCGATCGTAGTAGCCGGCGTCGGATGGGTTAATATCGATGTGATGGGGTGAGCTGAGAGTGGCGATGTCCACGACCTTGCTGTCAGACACCTGCACGCTCTTGTGCTCCAGACGTACCGAGTAAACACTGGGGCCGTAGATTTCATGTAGCATGGCCATGGCGCGTGTCTTCTTACCGCTGCCCGACGGGCCGTAGAACAAGAGATGCGGAAGATCCTGCGCCTTGGAAAGGCGGGTTAGCACCTCCCTCAACTCTGGGTATAGTTCGACATCCTTGAGAGTCTTTGGTCGATACCGGTCCACCCACAGCATGGCTGATGCAGCCCCAACCCTCACGAGCGCAGACGAGTCAAGAGAGGGGGATGGGAGACTCACCAGTGCAAGCCGCGGAAGctcaacaacaacaacaaaagagCTCTGAAAGACGGCAACGCACTGCCTGCTCGATGTGCACCTCCTAGGCGAGGGTTCTGCCAGGATCTATTGAacgtttctctctctctgcgtgagCCAGTAAACAGTAGTAGCAGCAACCAGAAGTAGACGGTGCGCTCAGTGTACACTGCACCTCACAGCAACTCCGCAGGATGTCTCACACGCCGCCAGGGctaggaagagagagagagagaggaagaaagccgagagggaggaagagaacgagagagaaagatgcGCTAATACCGTCTTGCATGAGGCAAATACCCGCAAGCATACAGAGTCAATGAATGGCCCTTTTTCGGCAAAAGGATGGGGAACTTGCTGcaccgttctctctcttataGAGAGAAGTTTTCCACCCCCTTATCGAactgaaagagagagaccgccAACGGGCCCTTATGttcttcgttttcctccctcttgcaGCTCGTGGCGCACGAATGAGACACATTGAACGCCAAACAtatgagagaaagagaagacaagAGGAGAGTGCTATCacgcgtgggtgggtggtgggtggcGCCGATGCGGTCACCATCGTCACAGAAAACGCGTAATCACCGCCGTACAACTGAGCTTACCAGGCAGAACT belongs to Leishmania braziliensis MHOM/BR/75/M2904 complete genome, chromosome 36 and includes:
- a CDS encoding putative replication factor C, subunit 5; the protein is MLWVDRYRPKTLKDVELYPELREVLTRLSKAQDLPHLLFYGPSGSGKKTRAMAMLHEIYGPSVYSVRLEHKSVQVSDSKVVDIATLSSPHHIDINPSDAGYYDRSIVMQMIREIAQTVPLHTTVNSGKSVPYKVVVLNEVDKMSRSAQHALRRTMEKYMSTCRLFLLCNSTSRLISPLRSRCLGIRVALHSKENLKLAVQRVCEGEGRPLPSEAFLHALALRSDGNLRRGLLMLEASAMTRVDWSGNGATIPQADWKLFLDEISHDIVAEQTPKRLHEVRLKFYDLLAQCISGETILKTLVDSLLTAVPPTLQRPLIELAAKYDHNMKLGTKPILHLEAFVAGVMKLIKQH